In Rhodopirellula halodulae, one DNA window encodes the following:
- the ftsY gene encoding signal recognition particle-docking protein FtsY, protein MAFWRSKKNDSDEPSSTPADSSGAAAPDQASSDSDPQAAGGLFGKMKSGLQKTRRVLGTDIRDLFKAEGRLVDEEFLGELYARLIRTDMGAGPAGRIRDRVAKDYRGRVVQLEEVVQTITEDIREQLKQDQGDLAKADSPPTVILVVGVNGSGKTTSIGKLSHHLASQGHKLVLGAGDTFRAAAVEQLTIWAGRIGCEIVTGASGADPASVAYQTTEKAIEIGADYAIIDTAGRLQTQGKLMQELEKIRRVIDKKLPGAPHEVLLVLDATAGQNAISQAKGFSSAAGCTGIILSKLDGSAKGGVVLPIREQFQLPVKFVGLGEGMEDMTAFDPDTFASALLEA, encoded by the coding sequence ATGGCTTTTTGGCGCTCCAAAAAGAACGATTCTGACGAACCATCCTCGACGCCGGCCGACTCATCCGGTGCAGCGGCCCCCGACCAAGCCTCCTCGGATTCGGACCCTCAAGCCGCCGGTGGCCTCTTTGGAAAGATGAAAAGCGGTCTGCAGAAGACCCGACGTGTACTAGGCACGGACATTCGTGACTTGTTCAAAGCCGAAGGGCGTTTGGTTGACGAAGAATTTTTGGGCGAGCTGTACGCACGTTTGATCCGCACCGACATGGGCGCCGGCCCCGCTGGCCGAATTCGTGATCGAGTTGCCAAGGACTATCGTGGTCGCGTAGTTCAGTTGGAAGAGGTCGTGCAGACCATCACCGAAGACATTCGCGAACAGCTCAAACAAGACCAGGGCGATTTGGCCAAAGCCGACTCGCCCCCGACCGTGATCTTGGTCGTCGGCGTCAACGGCAGCGGCAAGACCACATCGATTGGAAAACTATCGCATCACCTTGCCTCGCAAGGGCACAAGCTGGTTCTCGGTGCCGGTGACACATTCCGGGCGGCGGCGGTGGAGCAGTTGACCATTTGGGCCGGTCGAATCGGTTGCGAAATTGTGACCGGAGCCAGTGGTGCCGATCCCGCAAGCGTTGCCTATCAAACGACCGAAAAGGCGATTGAGATCGGAGCCGACTACGCCATCATCGACACCGCCGGGCGATTGCAAACGCAAGGCAAGTTGATGCAGGAGTTGGAAAAGATCCGTCGGGTCATCGACAAGAAACTGCCGGGTGCTCCCCACGAAGTCCTGCTGGTGCTGGATGCCACCGCCGGCCAAAACGCGATTAGCCAAGCCAAAGGATTCAGCAGCGCCGCCGGTTGCACAGGCATCATCCTTTCGAAGTTGGACGGTTCAGCCAAAGGCGGCGTCGTGCTGCCCATTCGCGAACAATTCCAACTGCCTGTGAAATTCGTGGGCTTGGGCGAAGGCATGGAAGACATGACAGCGTTCGATCCCGACACCTTCGCCTCGGCGTTGTTGGAGGCTTGA